A region from the Drosophila mauritiana strain mau12 chromosome 2L, ASM438214v1, whole genome shotgun sequence genome encodes:
- the LOC117140518 gene encoding basic salivary proline-rich protein 2 — protein MGCRRFSGGGHHPHGGPPPPRHHHPHRGRHGVGRHCGNGPQHQPFLPPPHRPHGHGSHFWEGYGPPPPPPHYPPPGGYSYGGHYWQGYPPPPPLPPSSHHPPPSGSPAGGCPHCGCPGGGPPQSGSPGSERPHNETSNDDQHGSSQSPIPDEEVPADEIPGKNKYEIIDL, from the coding sequence ATGGGCTGTCGCCGATTTTCTGGAGGAGGACATCACCCACACGGAGGTCCGCCTCCCCCTCGTCACCATCACCCCCATCGTGGCAGACATGGTGTTGGTAGACACTGTGGAAACGGACCCCAGCACCAGCCTTTTCTACCACCCCCTCATCGGCCCCATGGACATGGAAGCCACTTTTGGGAGGGATACGGTCCACCTCCACCACCGCCCCATTATCCGCCACCAGGGGGATATTCGTATGGTGGCCACTATTGGCAGGGATATCCCCCTCCGCCACCTCTGCCTCCTTCATCACACCACCCCCCACCATCTGGATCTCCAGCAGGCGGGTGTCCGCATTGTGGTTGCCCAGGAGGCGGTCCACCTCAAAGTGGATCTCCCGGTAGCGAAAGACCTCACAACGAAACCTCTAACGACGATCAGCATGGCAGCTCCCAATCTCCAATTCCCGATGAAGAAGTCCCTGCTGATGAAATACctggaaaaaataaatacgaaatCATTGATCTTTAG
- the LOC117142648 gene encoding protein spalt-accessory, which yields MKLLIALLPLVTAVIAQNGFGQVGQGGFGGFGGLGGQAGFGGQIGFNGQGGVGGQVGIGQGGLHPGQGGFAGQGSPNQYQPGYGNPVGSGHFHGGNPVESGHFHGNPHEYPEHHGEHHREHHEHHGHHEHHGHHRH from the exons ATGAAACTACTG ATTGCTCTGCTCCCGCTGGTGACCGCTGTTATCGCTCAGAATGGATTCGGCCAAGTTGGACAAGGAGGTTTTGGAGGATTCGGAGGACTCGGCGGGCAAGCAGGTTTTGGCGGACAAATAGGATTCAACGGACAGGGTGGAGTTGGTGGCCAGGTGGGAATTGGACAGGGAGGACTCCACCCGGGTCAAGGAGGATTCGCTGGGCAAGGTTCTCCAAACCAATATCAGCCTGGTTACGGAAATCCTGTGGGATCTGGCCATTTCCATGGAGGTAATCCAGTTGAGTCCGGTCATTTTCATGGAAATCCTCATGAATATCCGGAACATCATGGCGAGCATCACCGTGAACATCATGAGCACCATGGACACCACGAGCATCATGGACATCATAGACATTAg